The following proteins are encoded in a genomic region of Pungitius pungitius chromosome 17, fPunPun2.1, whole genome shotgun sequence:
- the LOC119218815 gene encoding protein C1orf43-like isoform X1, which yields MAESSPLSGVNVVLVMAYGSLVFVLLFIFVKRQIMRFAMRSRRGPHAPIGHNAPKGLREQIDSRLSKVHEIRFEPRLLSEEDDRLKPESQISQSLYSAHQLLPPELCCYNYLYRMKALDAIRDSGIPLQEISRSPSAFTGRNFRNWLMELRNSHSLIKSSRSPLIDRLLEGYDSARHGTGVFGEVEFLEYQQALDELADVVKAYSSTTSLDQHHQSAAKDLTGSPIRSSPSTIQVTYLPSTGQRSKRPKHFLELKNFKDKYNTLESTL from the exons ATGGCAGAGTCGTCGCCGTTGTCAGGGGTTAATGTTGTTCTGGTTATGGCCTATGGGAGCTTG GTGTTCGTGCTGTTGTTCATCTTCGTCAAAAGGCAAATCATGCGTTTCGCCATGAGATCCCGCCGCGGACCCCATGCGCCCATTGGCCACAACGCACCCAAG GGTTTGAGGGAGCAGATTGACTCCAGACTGTCCAAGGTCCACGAGATCCGCTTTGAACCTCGTCTCCTGTCAGAGGAGGATGACCGGCTGAAGCCTGAATCCCAAATCAGTCAGTCACTTTATTCAGCTCATCAACTGTTGCCACCTGAATTAT GTTGCTACAACTACCTGTACAGAATGAAAGCTCTGGATGCCATCCGTGATTCAG gaattcctctgcaggaAATAAGCCGCTCTCCCAGTGCGTTTACTGGACGCAACTTCAGGAACTGGCTGATGGAGTTGCGCAACTCCCACTCTCTGATCAAGAGCAGCCGCAGCCCGCTCATTGACCGTTTACTCGAAGGCTACGACAGCGCTCGCCATGGAACCGGG GTGTTTGGGGAAGTTGAGTTTCTTGAATACCAGCAAGCTCTCGACGAACTGGCTGATGT GGTAAAAGCCTATTCCAGCACCACCAGTCTGGACCAGCACCACCAGTCCGCAGCAAAGGACTTGACGGGCTCTCCCATCCGGAGCAGTCCTTCCACCATCCAAGTCACCTACCTGCCCTCCACCGGTCAGCGCAGCAAGAGGCCCAAACACTTTTTGGAGCTCAAAAAttttaaagacaaatacaaCACGTTGGAGAGCACTCTGTGA
- the LOC119218815 gene encoding protein C1orf43-like isoform X3, producing MRFAMRSRRGPHAPIGHNAPKGLREQIDSRLSKVHEIRFEPRLLSEEDDRLKPESQISQSLYSAHQLLPPELCCYNYLYRMKALDAIRDSGIPLQEISRSPSAFTGRNFRNWLMELRNSHSLIKSSRSPLIDRLLEGYDSARHGTGVFGEVEFLEYQQALDELADVVKAYSSTTSLDQHHQSAAKDLTGSPIRSSPSTIQVTYLPSTGQRSKRPKHFLELKNFKDKYNTLESTL from the exons ATGCGTTTCGCCATGAGATCCCGCCGCGGACCCCATGCGCCCATTGGCCACAACGCACCCAAG GGTTTGAGGGAGCAGATTGACTCCAGACTGTCCAAGGTCCACGAGATCCGCTTTGAACCTCGTCTCCTGTCAGAGGAGGATGACCGGCTGAAGCCTGAATCCCAAATCAGTCAGTCACTTTATTCAGCTCATCAACTGTTGCCACCTGAATTAT GTTGCTACAACTACCTGTACAGAATGAAAGCTCTGGATGCCATCCGTGATTCAG gaattcctctgcaggaAATAAGCCGCTCTCCCAGTGCGTTTACTGGACGCAACTTCAGGAACTGGCTGATGGAGTTGCGCAACTCCCACTCTCTGATCAAGAGCAGCCGCAGCCCGCTCATTGACCGTTTACTCGAAGGCTACGACAGCGCTCGCCATGGAACCGGG GTGTTTGGGGAAGTTGAGTTTCTTGAATACCAGCAAGCTCTCGACGAACTGGCTGATGT GGTAAAAGCCTATTCCAGCACCACCAGTCTGGACCAGCACCACCAGTCCGCAGCAAAGGACTTGACGGGCTCTCCCATCCGGAGCAGTCCTTCCACCATCCAAGTCACCTACCTGCCCTCCACCGGTCAGCGCAGCAAGAGGCCCAAACACTTTTTGGAGCTCAAAAAttttaaagacaaatacaaCACGTTGGAGAGCACTCTGTGA
- the LOC119218815 gene encoding protein C1orf43-like isoform X2, protein MAESSPLSGVNVVLVMAYGSLVFVLLFIFVKRQIMRFAMRSRRGPHAPIGHNAPKGLREQIDSRLSKVHEIRFEPRLLSEEDDRLKPESQISCYNYLYRMKALDAIRDSGIPLQEISRSPSAFTGRNFRNWLMELRNSHSLIKSSRSPLIDRLLEGYDSARHGTGVFGEVEFLEYQQALDELADVVKAYSSTTSLDQHHQSAAKDLTGSPIRSSPSTIQVTYLPSTGQRSKRPKHFLELKNFKDKYNTLESTL, encoded by the exons ATGGCAGAGTCGTCGCCGTTGTCAGGGGTTAATGTTGTTCTGGTTATGGCCTATGGGAGCTTG GTGTTCGTGCTGTTGTTCATCTTCGTCAAAAGGCAAATCATGCGTTTCGCCATGAGATCCCGCCGCGGACCCCATGCGCCCATTGGCCACAACGCACCCAAG GGTTTGAGGGAGCAGATTGACTCCAGACTGTCCAAGGTCCACGAGATCCGCTTTGAACCTCGTCTCCTGTCAGAGGAGGATGACCGGCTGAAGCCTGAATCCCAAATCA GTTGCTACAACTACCTGTACAGAATGAAAGCTCTGGATGCCATCCGTGATTCAG gaattcctctgcaggaAATAAGCCGCTCTCCCAGTGCGTTTACTGGACGCAACTTCAGGAACTGGCTGATGGAGTTGCGCAACTCCCACTCTCTGATCAAGAGCAGCCGCAGCCCGCTCATTGACCGTTTACTCGAAGGCTACGACAGCGCTCGCCATGGAACCGGG GTGTTTGGGGAAGTTGAGTTTCTTGAATACCAGCAAGCTCTCGACGAACTGGCTGATGT GGTAAAAGCCTATTCCAGCACCACCAGTCTGGACCAGCACCACCAGTCCGCAGCAAAGGACTTGACGGGCTCTCCCATCCGGAGCAGTCCTTCCACCATCCAAGTCACCTACCTGCCCTCCACCGGTCAGCGCAGCAAGAGGCCCAAACACTTTTTGGAGCTCAAAAAttttaaagacaaatacaaCACGTTGGAGAGCACTCTGTGA